The Ahaetulla prasina isolate Xishuangbanna chromosome 4, ASM2864084v1, whole genome shotgun sequence genome has a window encoding:
- the G6PC1 gene encoding glucose-6-phosphatase catalytic subunit 1 codes for MEASMDILYHTGIQAIHFLQTRYQGSQDWFLFVSFAADLRNTFFVLFPIWFHLCEAVGIKLIWVAVIGDWLNLVFKWILFGQRPYWWVHETNFYQNTSAPEIQQFPVTCETGPGSPSGHAMGSAGVYYVMVTAILSITQGRKRPSWKHRFLQTVLWAAFWTIQIFVCISRVFVAAHFPHQVIAGVFSGILVAESFQYITSIYDHSLRKYLATTLFLFSFALGFYLLLKVLGVDLLWTLEKAKTWCEHPEWVHLDTTPFAGLLRNLGILFGLGMALNSPMYMESCKSKQRQQLNFRLCSIGISLFLLHLLDSFKPPANVELLFYLFSFCKSAAVAFIVAALVPYSVTKLLRLQDKKTL; via the exons ATGGAAGCCAGTATGGATATTCTATATCACACAGGCATCCAAGCCATACACTTTCTGCAAACAAGATACCAAGGATCACAGGATTGGTTCCTCTTTGTTTCTTTTGCTGCCGACCTCCGAAACACTTTCTTTGTCCTGTTTCCCATATGGTTCCATCTCTGTGAAGCTGTTGGAATCAAGCTCATCTGGGTTGCTGTGATTGGTGACTGGCTAAACCTCGTATTTAAATG GATCCTTTTTGGACAAAGACCCTACTGGTGGGTACATGAGACCAATTTCTATCAAAATACTTCTGCCCCTGAAATCCAGCAGTTCCCAGTTACCTGTGAAACCGGCCCAG GGAGTCCTTCTGGCCATGCAATGGGTTCAGCTGGTGTGTATTATGTGATGGTTACAGCCATTCTCTCTATCACCCAGGGAAGGAAACGTCCATCATGGAAACATCG CTTTTTGCAAACCGTGCTTTGGGCTGCCTTTTGGACCATCCAAATCTTTGTCTGTATCTCTCGTGTCTTCGTGGCAGCTCATTTTCCACACCAAGTCATTGCTGGTGTCTTCTCAG GTATATTGGTGGCTGAATCTTTCCAGTACATTACTTCCATCTATGATCACAGCCTGCGGAAATATTTAGCTACCacccttttcctcttctcttttgcTCTGGGGTTCTACCTACTGCTCAAGGTACTCGGTGTGGACCTCCTATGGACGTTGGAGAAGGCCAAGACATGGTGTGAGCATCCAGAATGGGTGCATCTGGACACTACCCCCTTTGCTGGCCTCTTGCGCAACCTGGGAATCCTGTTTGGATTGGGGATGGCCCTTAATTCCCCAATGTACATGGAGAGCTGCAAAAGTAAACAAAGGCAGCAGCTAAACTTTCGACTGTGCAGCATCGGTATCTCACTTTTTCTCCTGCACCTGTTGGATTCCTTCAAGCCTCCAGCCAATGTGGAGCTTCTCTTCTACctgttttctttttgcaaaagcGCTGCTGTGGCCTTCATAGTGGCTGCCTTAGTCCCCTACAGTGTCACAAAATTGCTCAGGCTACAGGACAAGAAAACACTGTAG